One Chloroflexota bacterium DNA segment encodes these proteins:
- a CDS encoding xylose isomerase, with amino-acid sequence MYDPTPADKFTFGLWTVGNIGRDPFGDPVRDPIPPERIVEKLAGLGAYGVNLHDNDLVPFDATPRERDRIVSSFKQALSDHGLKVPMATTNLFTHPVFKEGAFTANDPAVRRFALQKTMRSIDLGAELGATTYVFWGGREGAEVDAAKDLTGGYARFREALNFLCEYCNDQGYGMRFALEPKPNEPRGHLFLPTVGSMLGFIATLDHPEMVGVNPEVAHETMAGLNFPHAVAQALDAGKLFHIDLNDQDMDRYDQDFRFGSVQLKSNFFLVKLLEDSGWDGMRHFDAHAYRTEDEDGVWDFAAGCMRTYLILKEKVSRFNADPEIAEILAGLREQSDEWDEIAAGYSSDRANEVKGAEFDLEMLAAKGYRYERLDQLAVEILLGVR; translated from the coding sequence ATGTACGATCCGACCCCGGCTGACAAATTCACCTTTGGTCTCTGGACCGTCGGCAATATCGGTCGCGACCCGTTTGGCGACCCAGTGCGCGATCCGATTCCGCCGGAGCGAATCGTCGAGAAACTCGCCGGACTTGGAGCCTACGGGGTCAACCTGCACGACAACGACCTGGTTCCCTTCGACGCCACTCCACGCGAACGCGACCGGATAGTTTCCTCCTTCAAGCAGGCCCTCTCCGACCACGGCCTCAAGGTCCCGATGGCGACCACCAACCTCTTCACGCACCCGGTGTTCAAGGAAGGCGCGTTCACCGCCAACGATCCCGCAGTGCGGCGATTCGCGCTGCAGAAAACGATGCGCTCGATCGACCTCGGCGCCGAGCTGGGCGCGACCACCTACGTGTTCTGGGGTGGCCGCGAAGGCGCTGAAGTAGACGCCGCCAAGGACCTGACCGGAGGCTACGCGCGCTTTCGCGAGGCGCTGAACTTCTTGTGCGAATACTGCAACGATCAGGGATACGGGATGCGCTTTGCGCTCGAACCCAAGCCCAACGAGCCGCGCGGGCACCTCTTCCTGCCGACGGTCGGCTCGATGCTGGGATTCATCGCTACCCTGGACCATCCCGAAATGGTGGGGGTCAACCCCGAGGTCGCCCACGAGACGATGGCCGGGCTCAATTTCCCGCACGCGGTCGCCCAGGCCCTGGACGCCGGCAAACTCTTCCACATCGACCTCAACGACCAGGACATGGACCGCTACGACCAGGACTTTCGCTTCGGTTCGGTGCAGTTAAAGTCGAATTTCTTCCTGGTCAAATTGCTGGAGGATTCGGGCTGGGACGGCATGCGGCACTTCGACGCCCACGCTTACCGCACCGAGGACGAAGACGGTGTCTGGGATTTCGCGGCCGGCTGCATGCGGACTTACCTGATCCTGAAGGAGAAGGTGTCCAGGTTCAACGCCGACCCTGAAATCGCCGAAATCCTGGCCGGGTTGCGCGAACAGTCCGACGAATGGGACGAAATTGCGGCCGGCTACAGCAGCGACCGCGCAAATGAAGTCAAGGGTGCCGAATTCGACCTGGAAATGCTCGCCGCCAAGGGGTACCGTTACGAACGGCTGGACCAGTTGGCGGTGGAGATTCTGCTGGGCGTGCGCTAG